The Engystomops pustulosus chromosome 7, aEngPut4.maternal, whole genome shotgun sequence DNA window AAGAAGGCACTAGAGTCTGTCTCATGTACATATGAACTATTCCCGGCTACACAGACTGAAGGCAGACAATATTTTGTCTGCAAACCAAGAAGGATCCGATTCAAGGTGCTGGAGATCTGGAGACCACGAGACAATCTTTCATTCGGTGGTGTAAATATCATCAGCTTGTGGAATGTAAAGGGTGGATCCAGACGTCAAGAGGAAATATTCCTACTTGGAAGTTCTAATCCTGTTCCTCCAGTGACACCACACTGTCATAGAATACGGTATTCCATAAATCGCCTCAAGTCCTGGAGAAACCATGATTGGATTTTATCTCCTATGGTTTGGGATTTTGTGCAACCTGAGCTATGGTTATTACAACGGACCCCTCCAGCCGGAGATGTCCAATGGAACTTTGCACCATTACTTTGTTCCCGATGGAGACTACGAGGAGAACGATGACCCTGAGAAGTGTCAGATGCTCTTCAGAGTGACGGATGAAAGAACATGTCCTGGAGATGGACAATCTCTCTCCTTAAAGGAAGAATTTATCGTCATCAAAAGACAGATTGAAGATGCGGAAAGAGTGCTGGAAAGCATCGGCAAGAGCATATCTTACGATTTGGACGGTGAAGAAAGTTACGGAAAGTATCTCGGGAGAGAGTCATCCCAGATAAGTGAAGCCTTCTCCAACTCGGACAAGTCTCTGACGGAACTTGAGATCAAATTTAAGCAGAGCCAGGAGAACGAGCAGAACGAGTTGAAGGGGTTAAACGACGACTTTGTGGATATGATGATCCACACGAGAGCCGTTCTCAAGGAAACTTTAGACGTCTCCCTGGGTCTGAGGGATAAACATGAACTTCTCTCTTTAACTATTCGCAGTCACGGTGCTAGGCTAAGCAGACTGAAAAACGACTACCTGAAGGCGTGAAGATCTGGAGTTTGGGGTTCACTAATTTATGCAAGTTCTTAACATCTATAAATATTAATTTGTAAAGATTATACAGTAAGTGGCTATGGGTAAGACGATCTGTAGGACTTCCTCTTGTCGAAGGTGACACCATGCCAGAGCTGCTGTGCAGTAAGCGACAGACCCTCCGCAGGAATGAAGGGGTTACAGAAAGCAGATGACATCACCGGGGGAAGTAATAAAATGCATTGTAAATCCATCTATGGattctttttaatatttaaatagtCGCCTTCTATGTCAACATTTTTGGTTGATCCTCAAATACTGGTAGGACCATAACCTCCTGCGATCTATAGTCCTTCCAGCATTGGTTTAATTAACTTATATAGAAAATATGACTATAATCCGGTTCTGTATTATTAATATAGATACAATTTACACCAGTATAGATTATTTATTTTATCAGCATTGCGGTGTAAATGATTGTGCTGTATAGAAGAAGCATCCTTTATAATCAGTATCACATGCATCACATATGGCTACTTCTATCTAGTGACTAGAAACAGCACCCCTCTTATGCATTGgtggtgtctggtattgcaattcAGTTTAAATGGGATTAACctgtaataccaggcacaaccCACAGACAGGAGTGGCGCTATACCTAGATAATAATATTTAATGGCAAAATATGAATTCTTCACTGCATTCAACCAAAGCTATATATAAGGGTCATTGAGTAAATGTGGTGACAATATAGAGTATATATGGAAATACTTAGAAAGGCCAATATACCAAATTCCTAATGGAAGAGATAATGCTCATATATTGTTGTTCTATGCAACAAAATTGCATAATCTCAATATTCTTATGCTGAAGCTCCCAGACACTTCCATATTGAGGGGAAGAATCAGCTCCTGGTATATAAAGACTAGTGTTGGACTTGGTTTCCTTTGATCCTTTGATCTATATAAAACACGTGAACCTCAACTTTTAATTCTAGATTTAATCAGTGATTTATGAATAATTCATATTGGCTTTAAAGTCACATCTAGATGTTGTCTTCTTCAGATCATCGTTGATGTTTCACAGCCAGAAACTCTTAAGGGATGCCCTGGTACCCTGGTGGGCCAATGCGATCCTGAGGAGAACCATTGGAGATAGACTCAGGTCTCCTGTCAACCTGAATGTTCCCAATTCTGGATAGTGTTTGCTACTGTCATCCAGTGGTCCATGGAATTAGGCCAAGTTTGCCTAATTTATACATCTTCTATATTGTTGTTAGGTAGAGGAATATAACACGAGAGAGGGAGCAGAGCATCCTGAATGCTCAATGGATTCGTATGGTTCCATCACAACGAGCAGAACGTAGATATCCCCACCAGTGGTCGCATTTCAGACCTCCAGCTGTGACAACTCCCCACTGCCCTGGGCTGTCAAGGTCTGTtaggagttgtagttttgtaACAGCTGGATTGTCACAGGTTGTAGATCACTTCCTAACACATATGGTTATGAGTGTTGCACCATGCCCAACGACGCTCCATAAAGGAATGCCATTCCCACGGGTCTCACTTCCATGCGGCCCACAACTGCAAGACGTGTTCATATATTCCGATTTTATTGGCAGTAAAATGGACTAATTGATTGTAAATTTTATACAAGCCTATGAGTCATGTCGGATGTCATCCACTCACCACTTCACAGATTTAAGAAGATGTGTTCCAGAGATTTTATAAGTCTTTAGTAATTTACGGTCTTGTGGCCACCTACCTAGTTATGGATGACCTGTGGAAGACTCTCAAATGTGTATTCAACTATTAGCCCTGCATCATTTCCATCCAATAGTGTGTGGTGGATACTTATACAATATTTGTGCATGTGTAGCCAGAAGCCAACGACCTTGAGTACCCAAAATCTGCTCTCAATGGGACAATTGATAGTTCACCATAAGATGGACATGATATCCTCCAGCATCATCTTGTAAGCCCAAATTCTGGCAATTTAGTTCCATGAAATCCAGCAATATCCAATA harbors:
- the FIBIN gene encoding fin bud initiation factor homolog → MIGFYLLWFGILCNLSYGYYNGPLQPEMSNGTLHHYFVPDGDYEENDDPEKCQMLFRVTDERTCPGDGQSLSLKEEFIVIKRQIEDAERVLESIGKSISYDLDGEESYGKYLGRESSQISEAFSNSDKSLTELEIKFKQSQENEQNELKGLNDDFVDMMIHTRAVLKETLDVSLGLRDKHELLSLTIRSHGARLSRLKNDYLKA